One Acropora palmata chromosome 2, jaAcrPala1.3, whole genome shotgun sequence genomic window carries:
- the LOC141865905 gene encoding protein O-mannosyl-transferase TMTC1-like — MAVNCGGQKPRIHIGGHNTCNPNRANISLSKRLGYGTLAFTSIACYLNSLENDLVHDDVFAIADNLDIRPETPLQNLFSNDFWGKPMWSNTSHKSYRPLCTLTFRMNYAAHGLNPFGYHAMNVVLHGLVCLLYTFMSDVVIFKSFPPAFLAGILFSTHPVHTEAVTGVVGRADVMGCLLILLSFLAFVRSTENKSGYSLVYIAACVLFGSMAMLVKEHGITVFGICIVYDCLVIHKMSFWRFLKNREILSFESGTVKLLFMRIFILSASVVFLMTFRIWMLGGCLPNFTKEDNPASFSDSLGTRIMTYWYLIAFNAWLLLSPSVLSYDWQMSSIPLVESVLDSRNSATFVFIVVAALLVYSALFSKNIDAHEQDILVLSLAFMVIPFLPASNLFFRVGFVVAERILYVPSMGFCILVVCGLQRLASVGRQSASELRGINHGELKTDFECPDNVVNSKLHKVVLFSVFVLIGLFCCKVVVRNRVWSSRETLFRSGVETLPHNAKAHYNFANFLKDVGKNSEAIQHYEAALQLAPDHVSAHNNLGTLLDNNEEAMKHFYQAIKHDPYHANSYFNLGTRMASLKRLTEAERMLQEALRINPTYFDAVLNLAGVMNDQGKVDEAEGFYKRALSLQPRNADAYNNYAVFLGKMGRTKQAFEQYHAALQLNPKHSVALVNMARELRAAGNIHEAEKVYKRALSIKREPSTLQLLGVLYYHDNRLNEAEVAWKEAIGLDPSNIDTRSNYAILLGRTNRLNEAVSVLKGLVLDDPHNREHYKTLSGMYAQNGQINQALQIIANAFNVCGGDADLYFHQGNLYKDLNEMQQAKKSFQKTLQLDANHFSANLNLGVIFHLEGNYADARSHYETAFKLDPSNSVLKQNLAKLERLEMSEIRKRTR, encoded by the exons ATGGCGGTTAACTGTGGAGGTCAGAAGCCTAGAATTCATATTGGAGGGCATAACACCTGCAATCCAAATCGTGCTAATATTTCTTTATCTAAGCGCTTAGGGTACGGGACACTTGCATTTACCTCCATTGCATGCTATTTGAACTCTCTCGAGAATGACTTGGTTCACGACGATGTTTTCGCGATCGCAGACAACTTGGACATTCGCCCTGAAACTCCCTTGCAAAATTTATTCTCCAACGACTTCTGGGGAAAACCAATGTGGAGCAATACGAGTCACAAGTCGTACCGGCCCCTCTGTACGCTTACATTTCGTATGAATTACGCAGCACACGGACTCAATCCCTTCGGTTATCATGCGATGAACGTTGTCTTACACGGTTTGGTTTGCTTGCTGTACACTTTCATGAGCGATGTGGTAATTTTTAAATCCTTTCCGCCTGCGTTCCTTGCCGGGATTTTGTTTTCTACGCATCCAGTTCATACAGAAGCT GTGACAGGAGTTGTAGGTCGTGCAGATGTAATGGGATGTTTGCTAATTTTACTATCATTCTTGGCTTTTGTGag GTCAACAGAAAACAAGAGTGGTTACAGTCTTGTGTACATTGCAGCCTGTGTGCTGTTTGGCTCCATGGCCATGCTCGTCAAGGAGCATGGGATTACTGTCTTTGGCATCTGCATAGTTTATGATTGTTTAGTCATTCACAAGATGTCGTTTTGGAG GTTTTTGAAAAATAGGGAAATCCTGTCATTTGAAAGTGGAACAGTTAAACTCTTATTTATGAGAATCTTCATACTTTCTGCGTCA GTTGTATTTCTCATGACTTTCAGAATATGGATGCTGGGAGGTTGTCTTCCAAATTTCACAAAAGAGGACAATCCTGCTTCATTCTCAGATTCCCTTGGGACCCGCATCATGACCTATTGGTATTTGATTGCATTCAATGCTTGGCTCTTGCTTTCACCAAGTGTCTTGAGCTATGATTGGCAGATGAGCAGCATACCGCTGGTGGAATCTGTGCTGGACTCTCGCAACTCagcaacttttgttttcattgttgtagCAGCACTTTTGGTGTACTCTGCTCTGTTCTCCAAGAATATTGAT gCTCATGAACAAGATATTCTTGTCCTTTCTCTGGCTTTCATGGTTATTCCTTTTCTACCAGCATCCAACTTGTTCTTTAGAGTAGGATTTGTTGTTGCAGAGAGAATTTTGTATGTGCCAAG CATGGGCTTTTGCATTCTAGTAGTTTGTGGACTCCAAAGGTTGGCATCAGTTGGAAGGCAGAGTGCATCTGAGCTGCGTGGCATAAATCATGGGGAATTGAAGACAGACTTTGAATGTCCAGATAATGTGGTGAACTCCAAGCTGCACAAAGTTGTGCTGTTTTCAGTCTTTGTGTTGATAGGATTGTTTTGCTGTAAAGTAGTTGTTCGTAACAGGGTTTGGAGCAGCAGAGAGACATTATTTAG GTCTGGGGTTGAAACTCTTCCCCACAATGCTAAAGCTCATTATAACTTTGCCAATTTTCTAAAAGATGTTGGCAAGAACAGCGAAGCTATACAGCATTATGAAGCAGCACTGCA ACTGGCCccagatcacgtcagtgcacACAATAATCTAGGGACCCTTTTGGACAACAATGAG GAAGCCATGAAGCATTTTTATCAAGCCATAAAACATGATCCTTACCATGCAAACTCTTATTTCAACCTTGGCACGCGAATGGC GTCTTTGAAACGCTTAACTGAGGCTGAAAGAATGCTGCAAGAGGCACTAAG GATAAATCCGACGTATTTTGATGCAGTGTTGAATCTTGCTGGTGTTATGAATGATCAAGGAAAAGTGGACGAAGCAGAAGGGTTTTATAAAAGAGCGCTTAGCTTACAGCCTCGGAATGCCGATGCCTACAACAATTATGCAGTGTTCTTGGGAAAAATGG GTCGAACAAAACAAGCGTTTGAGCAATACCACGCTGCATTGCAACTTAACCCAAAACATTCCGTCGCGTTGGTGAACATGGCGCGAGAACTCCGTGCCGCAGGGAACATTCACGAGGCAGAAAAAGTATATAAAAG AGCTTTGTCAATCAAAAGAGAGCCAAGCACTTTACAGCTTCTCGGAGTCTTATATTATCACGACAACCGCCTAAACGAGGCTGAAGTGGCTTGGAAGGAAGCAATTGGCCTGGATCCTTCGAATATCGACACTCGATCAAATTAT GCCATTCTCCTTGGGCGAACTAATCGGCTGAACGAGGCTGTGAGTGTCCTCAAGGGACTGGTGCTAGACGATCCCCATAACCGTGAACATTACAAAACATTGTCCGGAATGTATGCTCAAAACGGACAAATCAATCAA GCATTGCAAATTATTGCCAACGCCTTCAATGTTTGCGGTGGAGACGCGGACCTTTATTTTCATCAAGGGAATTTGTATAAAGATTTAAATGAAATGCAACAGGCTAAAAAG AGCTTCCAGAAAACCTTACAACTAGATGCAAACCACTTCAGTGCTAATTTGAATCTTGGAGTTATATTTCACCTTGAG GGCAATTATGCAGACGCTCGAAGTCATTACGAAACTGCCTTCAAGCTGGACCCAAGCAACAGCgttttaaagcaaaatttagCAAAACTGGAACGCCTAGAAATGAGCGAAATACGGAAAAGAACTCGCTAA
- the LOC141865998 gene encoding uncharacterized protein LOC141865998, giving the protein MGKLSVCFLALLITLCATAPTKKAEDKVISLLTEWIHKLSTSTRKAFEAFNRVHFSAPGSAKPLRRLILRPNLVAENNNYTSKNATEAMCRQVLEFITPVYLVYHYEKKRLDSDVDLTKLLLNASVILNATSEMAEYFRARRFPNATQTQAVKMWSRDVLRKEVQSYKELIDGSPNSLEELQNWSILYELSILPNVLFELLDNIQRLQSPKCLNKLPCVG; this is encoded by the exons ATGG GGAAATTATCCGTCTGTTTTCTCGCTCTCTTAATTACGCTTTGCGCAACTGCACCCACCAAGAAGGCAGAGGATAAAGTTATTAGTTTGTTGACGGAATGGATCCACAAACTCAGCACAAGTACTCGAAAAGCATTTGAAGCATTC AATCGAGTCCACTTCTCTGCCCCAGGAAGCGCCAAGCCTCTCCGCAGACTGATTCTGAGGCCAAACTTGGTAGCGGAGAACAATAATTACACG TCCAAGAATGCCACAGAAGCCATGTGCCGTCAAGTATTAGAGTTCATTACTCCAGTGTATTTAGTCTACCATTACGAGAAGAAACGCTTGGATTCCGATGTTGATCTCACAAAACTGTTGCTGAATGCTTCTGTCATCCTCAATGCCACCAGTGAAATGGCTGAATATTTT CGTGCTCGCAGATTTCCCAACGCAACCCAAACACAGGCTGTGAAGATGTGGTCCCGAGATGTCTTGCGTAAAGAAGTTCAGTCATATAAAGAG TTGATCGATGGGTCCCCAAACAGCCTGGAGGAACTTCAAAATTGGTCTATTTTGTACGAGTTAAGCATCCTGCCAAACGTGTTATTTGAACTCCTAGACAACATCCAGCGTCTACAGTCACCAAAGTGTCTAAACAAATTGCCTTGCGTGGGTTAA
- the LOC141865943 gene encoding LRP2-binding protein-like, translated as MADEESLARRAFSCPVGPLSDRKLSAEKLPNSRSLSLGEEQEVEEDEIADDRLEEILISRVNTGDNLAKFQLGQFYFEREVYGKALISFERIKDTDFQAKYQLGIMYYDGIGTKPDPEKGYELLKEIANSTSPDAAHLVPFAQYNIGRAYYEGFGVKQSDAEAERWFLTAAQDGDPSGSIKAQTVLGLFYSRPGEESFDLGKAYFWHQEATGNGSLESQGALGVMFEYGIGVRRNGEAAFKCLKEAAARGNVYAQGNLAVHYFRRKLLNKAADLAKRLKRPLVRE; from the exons ATGGCGGACGAGGAGAGCCTCGCACGCCGCGCGTTTTCTTGCCCTGTTGGACCGCTTTCTGATCGAAAATTAAGCGCTGAAAAGCTTCCCAACTCAAGATCGTTATCTCTGGGTGAAGAACAAGAAGTTGAAGAAGACGAAATAGCAGACGATCGTCTGGAAGAAATACTAATTAGTCGTGTAAACACAGGGGATAATCTTGCTAAGTTTCAGTTGGGACAATTCTACTTTGAACGTGAAGTTTATGGTAAAGCTCTGATTTCATTCGAAAGAATCAAGGATACGGATTTTCAAGCGAAATATCAACTGGGGATCATGTACTATGATGGAATAGGGACAAAACCTGACCCG GAAAAAGGATATGAACTCCTCAAGGAGATTGCAAATTCAACTAGCCCTGATGCAGCTCATTTAGTTCCTTTTGCTCAGTATAACATCGGTAGAGCTTACTATGAAGGGTTTGGCGTCAAACAATCTGATGCTGAAGCAGAAAGGTGGTTCCTGACAGCTGCCCAGGATGGTGATCCCAGTGGCAGTATCAAGGCACAGACAGTCCTTGGTCTGTTCTACTCACGGCCAGGAGAGGAATCTTTTGACTTAGGAAAG GCATATTTCTGGCATCAAGAAGCCACAGGAAATGGCAGTCTTGAATCACAAG GTGCCTTGGGTGTCATGTTTGAGTATGGCATTGGAGTCCGTCGCAATGGAGAGGCAGCATTTAAGTGTCTCAAGGAAGCAGCAGCTAGAGGCAATGTTTATGCGCAAGGAAACTTGGCTGTCCATTATTTTAGGAGAAAACTTTTGAACAAGGCTGCCGACCTGGCAAAAAG GTTGAAACGACCTTTGGTTAGAGAATGA
- the LOC141866016 gene encoding uncharacterized protein LOC141866016 produces the protein MGKLSVCFLALLITLCATAPTKKAEDKVISLLTEWIHKLSTSTRKAFEAFNRVHFSAPGSAKPLRRLILRPNLVAENNNYTSKNATEAMCRQVLEFITPVYLVYHYEKKRLDSDVDLTKLLLNASVILNATSEMAEYFRARRFPNATQTQAVKMWSRDVLRKEVQSYKELIDGSPNSLEELQNWSILYELSILPNVLFELLDNIQRLQSPKCLNKLPCVG, from the exons ATGG GGAAATTATCCGTCTGTTTTCTCGCTCTCTTAATTACGCTTTGCGCAACTGCACCCACCAAAAAGGCAGAGGATAAAGTTATTAGTTTGTTGACGGAATGGATCCACAAACTCAGCACAAGTACTCGAAAAGCATTTGAAGCATTC AATCGAGTCCACTTCTCTGCCCCAGGAAGCGCCAAGCCTCTCCGCAGACTGATTCTGAGGCCAAACTTGGTAGCGGAGAACAATAATTACACG TCCAAGAATGCCACAGAAGCCATGTGCCGTCAAGTATTAGAGTTCATTACTCCAGTGTATTTAGTCTACCATTACGAGAAGAAACGCTTGGATTCCGATGTTGATCTCACAAAACTGTTGCTGAATGCTTCTGTCATCCTCAATGCCACCAGTGAAATGGCTGAATATTTT CGTGCTCGCAGATTTCCCAACGCAACCCAAACACAGGCTGTGAAGATGTGGTCCCGAGATGTCTTGCGTAAAGAAGTTCAGTCATATAAAGAG TTGATCGATGGGTCCCCAAACAGCCTGGAGGAACTTCAAAATTGGTCTATTTTGTACGAGTTAAGCATCCTGCCAAACGTGTTATTTGAACTCCTAGACAACATCCAGCGTCTACAGTCACCAAAGTGTCTAAACAAATTGCCTTGCGTGGGTTAA